One window of the Klebsiella sp. WP3-W18-ESBL-02 genome contains the following:
- a CDS encoding MurR/RpiR family transcriptional regulator — protein sequence MFSHAAIASLNNLEMMVYQYVIKNRDTVMYMTIRELADAAGVSTTTVMRFCRKLHCEGYSEFRVRFKLYLEQDEPQQANFGASEIISFFKGVNNDEFDKLLDRAVEVILASERIIFVGAGTSGSLAKYGARFFSNIGKFSNHIDDPYFPVTNDMAKNALAIVLSVSGETEEILRFASQFSLHRCKVMSITSHEHSRLAKLADFNISWHVPQTRIGGVYDITTQIPVIYILESLGRKLAKKLA from the coding sequence ATGTTCTCCCACGCCGCTATTGCCAGCCTCAATAATCTTGAGATGATGGTCTACCAGTACGTGATCAAAAATCGCGACACGGTGATGTACATGACCATACGTGAGCTGGCCGACGCAGCGGGCGTCTCCACCACCACGGTCATGCGCTTTTGCCGCAAGCTTCACTGTGAAGGCTACTCGGAGTTTCGCGTACGCTTCAAGCTCTATCTGGAGCAAGATGAGCCCCAGCAGGCTAATTTCGGTGCCAGTGAAATTATCAGTTTTTTCAAAGGCGTCAATAATGATGAGTTTGATAAACTGCTCGATCGCGCAGTCGAGGTTATTCTCGCCTCTGAACGTATTATATTCGTCGGAGCAGGCACTTCCGGTTCACTGGCAAAATATGGTGCACGTTTCTTTTCTAATATCGGGAAATTCAGCAACCATATCGACGATCCTTATTTTCCGGTGACTAACGACATGGCTAAAAACGCACTGGCGATCGTCCTTTCCGTTTCTGGTGAAACCGAAGAAATCCTGCGTTTCGCCAGCCAGTTCAGCCTGCATCGCTGCAAGGTTATGTCGATTACCAGCCATGAACACTCGCGCCTGGCGAAACTTGCTGACTTCAATATCTCCTGGCACGTACCGCAAACGCGTATTGGCGGTGTTTACGATATTACGACACAGATTCCGGTTATTTATATTCTGGAATCATTAGGCCGCAAACTGGCGAAGAAATTAGCATAA